In Bacteroidota bacterium, the genomic stretch GCTTTCTGTCCGTTTGTGCCGGCATCAAAATATTGTTGGTTATTGGGATTGTATAAATTAAACTCACCAGATATATAAGGGTTATCCCATACTTTAGCCTGAATAATGGCTGCCTTAGCAGCATCCACATTAAACTGCTCTGCTACCAATAGCAGATTGTTTTTTAAAAACTGACTTTCACATTCTTCAACAGTATAAGTTTGCTGTGCACTTACCTGACTAACTAAGAAATAAACACAAAAAAGAATACAATACCTCATTTACCTTGCCGTTAAATTATTGACAAAGGTTATTGTGTTTAACTTAAATGGGACTTAAACTGTAGCTTAAAAATAGCTTAAACCGTAAGAATTATTTCAAACTGGTTCCAATTGGGTGGAGAAACGGTATAATTTAGTTGAGCTCCGTGGTAAGTAAATATGCGCTGACTTATGCGTAAACCCAAGCCTGAACCAGGTTTATAAATAGAATTTTTACCCCGCATAAATGCCTGAAACAATTTTTGTTGTTCATCAGAATCTAATACTTCGCCATTATTTTTAATACGTACCAACACCTGTTCATTGCTTAATTGCTCTATTTCTATAATGGCTTTCTTATCATTTGAATACAAATAGGCGTTTTTCAATAAATTAACAAAAGCTATTCGTAACAATGAGTCATTACAAATAATATCCAGCTTATATTCCACCAAAGGATTTTCTATTAACTCGAAATGGGGATAAAAATCGGGGTAATGCTTTTTTACAATGGCTATGGCATCAAAAATTATTTCATCAATCCGTTTTCTATCTTGTAATAACTCAGTGTTATTATCAGAAACCTTTGAAAGCAACAACAATGAAGTAATTAAATCGGCCATTTGATTGGCATCGTTTTTTAAGTTTTCAATATATTTTTTAGTTTCGTTTGAATGGTTTTCTAAGTGTGCTAAGTTTTCTAACTGGGTAGTTATTCTGGCTACAGGTGTTCTTAACTCGTGCGATGCATTGGCGGTAAATTCCTGCTGTTTCCTGTAAGCATTTTCAATCCTAAACATCATTTGGTTAAAGGCTTTGGCAATTAAATTTATTTCATCTTTTTTATTACTTTCCTCTAAACGCTCTGTTAAATTATTTAAACTTATATTGGTAATTTTCTGTTGGAAATTATCGAGGGGTAAAACCAGTTTACGTGTAAAATTAAATGACACAATCCATACCACTGAAGTGGCCACCAAAAAAGTAATGAGTAGTAATACGCTTAAAAACTGAATTTTTCTTTTACCGTATTTATCCTCAGCCGATATTAAGGCGTAATAATCTATACTCTGTGAATCGTAATAAATACCGTACACCTCATACTCCCCATCTGCCTTAAAAAGCGTTTTTTCTTCTTTCAGTTTTCTTAAATCATCAACTGTCCAGTGTATCACAACATCGTCAACACTGCTATAAATGAGTTGAAAGCTATCGTTAAAAATAAGTGTTTTTTCATTGTATAATTTGTGGATGGAGTTTCTATCAATTAGCTGCAAAAGCTGCTTGTCTACTTCCTGCACTTCTATCAATAG encodes the following:
- a CDS encoding HAMP domain-containing sensor histidine kinase; the encoded protein is MTLKRRIAIYSSLFFSIIFGVTSVLVFVQFSNFRKDEFRERLEEKALTSMKLLIEVQEVDKQLLQLIDRNSIHKLYNEKTLIFNDSFQLIYSSVDDVVIHWTVDDLRKLKEEKTLFKADGEYEVYGIYYDSQSIDYYALISAEDKYGKRKIQFLSVLLLITFLVATSVVWIVSFNFTRKLVLPLDNFQQKITNISLNNLTERLEESNKKDEINLIAKAFNQMMFRIENAYRKQQEFTANASHELRTPVARITTQLENLAHLENHSNETKKYIENLKNDANQMADLITSLLLLSKVSDNNTELLQDRKRIDEIIFDAIAIVKKHYPDFYPHFELIENPLVEYKLDIICNDSLLRIAFVNLLKNAYLYSNDKKAIIEIEQLSNEQVLVRIKNNGEVLDSDEQQKLFQAFMRGKNSIYKPGSGLGLRISQRIFTYHGAQLNYTVSPPNWNQFEIILTV